In Bosea sp. PAMC 26642, the DNA window CGAGGTCGTGGTGGTCTCGATCGGCCCGGCCCAGGCCGCCGAGACGATCCGCACCGGCCTCGCCATGGGCGCCGATCGCGGCATCCTGGTGAAGGTCGATGGCACGGTCGAGCCGCTCGCCGTCGCCAAGCTCCTGAAGAAGCTGGTCGAGCAGGAGAGTCCGCAGCTTGTCATCCTTGGCAAGCAGGCGATCGACGACGACTGCAACCAGACCGGCCAGATGCTCGCTGCTTTGCTCGGCTGGCCGCAGGGCACCTTCGCCTCCAAGGTTTCGCTGGAGAGCGACAGCGTCGACGTCACCCGCGAAGTCGATGGCGGCCTGCAGACCGTCTCGCTGAAGCTGCCGGCGATCGTCACCACCGATCTGCGCCTGAACGAGCCGCGCTATGCCTCGCTGCCCAACATCATGAAGGCCAAGAAGAAGCCGCTCGACGAGACCTCGGCCGAGGCGCTCGGCGTCGATATCGCGCCGCGCCTGAAAGTGCTGAAGACGACCGAGCCGCCCGGCCGCTCGGCCGGCGTCAAGGTTGCCTCGGTTGCCGAACTGGTTTCCAAGCTCAAGAACGAAGCGGGAGTGCTGTGATGGCCACGCTGCTGATTGCAGAACACGACAACGCCACCGTCAAGGACGCCACCAACAAGGCGCTGACGGCGGCCAAGGCCCTGGGCGCGCCCATCCACATTCTGGTCGCCGGCGAAGGCGCCAAGGCCGCAGCCGATGCCGCAGCCAAGCTCGACGGCGTCGAGAAGGTGCTGCTGGCCGATGCCGCGATCTACGGCCACAACCTCGCCGAGCCGCTGGCTGCACTCGTTGCCAAGCTCGCCGAGGGCTATGACGCGATCGTCGCGCCCTCGACCACGACCGGCAAGAACGTCCTGCCGCGCGTCGCGGCCCTGCTCGACGTGATGCAGATCTCCGACGTGATCAAGGTCGTCTCGCCCGACACCTTCGAGCGCCCGGTCTATGCTGGCAACGCCATCCAGACCGTGCAGTCGTCGGAAGCCAAGAAACTGATGACGATCCGGACCGCCTCCTTCCAGGCGACAGGAGAAGGCGGCTCGGCCACGGTCGAATCCATCGCCACAGGCGAAGATCCCGGCCTCTCCACATTCAAGGGCGAGGAGGTCGCGAAATCCGATCGTCCGGAACTCGCCTCGGCCAAGATCATCGTCTCGGGGGGCCGCGCACTGGCCTCGGCGGAGAACTTCACCAAGGTAATCGAGCCCGTCGCCGACAAGCTGGGCGCCGCCATGGGCGCCTCGCGCGCGGCTGTCGATGCCGGATACGCCCCCAATGACTGGCAGGTCGGCCAGACCGGCAAGGTCGTGGCGCCCGACCTCTACGTCGCGGTCGGCATCTCCGGCGCGATCCAGCATCTCGCCGGGATGAAGGACTCGAAGGTCATCGTCGCGATCAACAAGGATGAGGAAGCCCCGATCTTCCAGATCGCCGATTACGGCCTCGTCGGCGACCTCTTCACGATCATGCCCGAACTCGAAGCCGAACTCGCCAAGATCGGTCGCTGACAAGCGGCAAGGCCTGAGCCTAATATCCGGGTCGCCGCATGAGGCGGCCCGCGTCGGCTC includes these proteins:
- a CDS encoding electron transfer flavoprotein subunit beta/FixA family protein, with amino-acid sequence MKILVPVKRVVDYNVKIRVKADGSGVELANVKMSMNPFDEIAVEEALRLREAGKATEVVVVSIGPAQAAETIRTGLAMGADRGILVKVDGTVEPLAVAKLLKKLVEQESPQLVILGKQAIDDDCNQTGQMLAALLGWPQGTFASKVSLESDSVDVTREVDGGLQTVSLKLPAIVTTDLRLNEPRYASLPNIMKAKKKPLDETSAEALGVDIAPRLKVLKTTEPPGRSAGVKVASVAELVSKLKNEAGVL
- a CDS encoding electron transfer flavoprotein subunit alpha/FixB family protein — translated: MATLLIAEHDNATVKDATNKALTAAKALGAPIHILVAGEGAKAAADAAAKLDGVEKVLLADAAIYGHNLAEPLAALVAKLAEGYDAIVAPSTTTGKNVLPRVAALLDVMQISDVIKVVSPDTFERPVYAGNAIQTVQSSEAKKLMTIRTASFQATGEGGSATVESIATGEDPGLSTFKGEEVAKSDRPELASAKIIVSGGRALASAENFTKVIEPVADKLGAAMGASRAAVDAGYAPNDWQVGQTGKVVAPDLYVAVGISGAIQHLAGMKDSKVIVAINKDEEAPIFQIADYGLVGDLFTIMPELEAELAKIGR